The following are encoded in a window of Phragmites australis chromosome 22, lpPhrAust1.1, whole genome shotgun sequence genomic DNA:
- the LOC133905282 gene encoding protein TRAUCO-like, which translates to MADDAAPFASPISPLPPAMQPPSDPSPPADTPASSDATLAAAAAQTPSLPDTPASADPDTPFSDAMPADASDADVSALAPPDAPGDGEDDGINASGARKHMTLAPPAPPSKKSKKKGGNSVWTRPASRKGKKKARQPGGLAPGGGATGAHPRPSVGGEEEFLLVPAPRLAAERSDDAAGLPVLLSRVFKSEKIELSEDRLTAGSTKGYRMVRATRGVAAGAWYFEVKVMHLGPTGHTRLGWATNRADLQTPVGYDAYGFGYRDIDGAKVHKAWRDKYADEGYGEGDVLGFYISLPDGERYEPKQPDLIQYKGMPFHVQVPKEEQKTLDPVPESVICYFKNGVCQGIAFKDIPGGRYYPAASMYTLPNEPNCVVKFNFGPDFVFFPQDFGGLPVPQPMSEVPHQAYELKNEQPAENGVAEKTS; encoded by the exons ATGGCCGACGACGCCGCGCCGTTCGCGTCCCCTATCTCGCCGCTCCCGCCCGCAATGCAGCCTCCCTCCGATCCCTCTCCGCCCGCCGATACCCCAGCCTCCTCCGACGCCACcctcgccgcagccgccgcccaaACCCCAAGCCTCCCCGACACCCCCGCCTCCGCAGATCCCGACACCCCCTTCTCCGACGCCATGCCCGCCGACGCCTCTGACGCTGACGTTTCCGCCCTCGCACCACCCGATGCCCCCGGCGACGGCGAAGACGACGGGATCAACGCCTCGGGCGCCAGGAAGCACATGACGCTCGCGCCGCCGGCTCCGCCCAGCAAAAAGTCCAAGAAGAAAGGCGGAAACAGCGTCTGGACCAGGCCCGCCTCCCGCAAGGGCAAGAAGAAGGCTAGGCAGCCGGGTGGCCTCgcccccggcggcggcgctacCGGCGCCCACCCCAGGCCCAgcgtcggcggcgaggaggagttcCTCCTCGTCCCCGCGCCCCGCCTCGCTGCCGAGCGCTCCGACGACGCGGCCGGCCTGCCCGTGCTCCTCTCCCGCGTCTTCAAGTCCGAAAAAATCGAGCTTTCGGAAGACCGCCTCACCGCCGGCAGCACCAAGGGCTACCGCATGGTGCGCGCCACCCGCGGGGTCGCGGCGGGCGCCTGGTACTTCGAGGTCAAGGTCATGCACCTCGGCCCCACTGGCCACACCCGCCTTGGCTGGGCGACCAACAGGGCTGACCTCCAGACACCAGTAGGGTATGACGCCTATGGTTTTGGGTACCGGGACATCGATGGTGCCAAGGTGCACAAGGCTTGGAGGGACAAGTACGCAGATGAAGGGTACGGCGAAGGGGATGTACTCGGGTTCTACATTTCTCTGCCTGATGGGGAGCGGTATGAGCCCAAGCAACCGGACCTGATTCAGTACAAGGGAATGCCTTTTCACGTGCAAGTTCCTAAGGAGGAGCAGAAGACGCTGGATCCTGTTCCCG AGAGTGTGATTTGTTACTTCAAGAATGGGGTATGCCAAGGCATTGCCTTCAAGGACATTCCTGGAGGGAGGTACTACCCAGCTGCATCAATGTATACGCTACCTAACGAGCCAAACTGTGTAGTCAAATTCAACTTTGGGCCAGATTTCGTGTTTTTTCCACAAGATTTTGGTGGCCTTCCAGTCCCTCAACCAATGAGCGAGGTGCCCCATCAGGCCTACGAACTGAAGAACGAGCAGCCTGctgaaaatggtgttgctgaaAAAACTAGTTAG
- the LOC133904874 gene encoding ubiquitin-like protein 5, which translates to MIEVVLNDRLGKKVRVKCNEDDTIGDLKKLVAAQTGTRPEKIRIQKWYNIYKDHITLGDYEIHDGMGLELYYN; encoded by the coding sequence ATGATTGAGGTGGTGCTCAACGACCGGCTGGGGAAGAAGGTCCGGGTGAAGTGCAACGAGGACGACACCATCGGCGACCTCAAGAAGCTGGTGGCGGCGCAGACGGGGACCAGGCCCGAGAAGATCCGCATCCAGAAGTGGTACAACATCTACAAGGACCACATCACCCTCGGGGACTACGAGATCCACGACGGCATGGGCCTCGAGCTCTACTACAACTAG